A stretch of Pomacea canaliculata isolate SZHN2017 linkage group LG6, ASM307304v1, whole genome shotgun sequence DNA encodes these proteins:
- the LOC112566872 gene encoding LOW QUALITY PROTEIN: actin cytoskeleton-regulatory complex protein pan1-like (The sequence of the model RefSeq protein was modified relative to this genomic sequence to represent the inferred CDS: deleted 1 base in 1 codon), with protein sequence MSSPGKVHDPLFHYETHFPERFSRLHMGSEFGHSGSFKKSRKTKQRTGARYKTQPVTFDEIKEVDEEATAAGGASEEGGGGSAGEGKGGLMGHFQAFSRSMDGLLPKFPDRTHTPAQPLCARRHVDRPPSIPSIPEKVESLAGGKAGAADVTPTTPTPPSMPLPPWCGVTTSGEERLRLFPADVSQVPGSPLDQGQTTLSVPGQKEEGESTAKPVPSPNIAPRRQKVTAKAKKRQKAAEGEGRGKDTAS encoded by the exons ATGTCGTCCCCGGGCAAAGTTCACGACCCCCTGTTTCACTATGAAACTCACTTCCCAGAACGCTTTTCTCGTCTGCACATGGGCAGCGAGTTTGGTCACTCCGGGTCCTTCAAGAAGTCGCGGAAGACCAAGCAGCGGACGGGAGCCCGCTACAAGACGCAGCCTGTCACCTTCGACGAAATCAAGGAAGTAGACGAGGAGGCTACCGCGGCCGGCGGTGCCTCTGAGGAGGGCGGTGGGGGGTCGGCGGGCGAGGGGAAGGGAGGGCTGATGGGACACTTCCAGGCATTCTCGCGCTCCATGGACGGCCTGCTACCCAAATTTCCCgatcgcacgcacacaccggCGCAGCCGCTGTGCGCCCGTCGCCATGTGGACCGCCCTCCCAGCATCCCCAGCATCCCCGAGAAAGTGGAATCCCTAGCTGGGGGCAAGGCGGGAGCAGCTGACGTCACGCCCACGACCCCAACCCCTCCTTCGATGCCCCTGCCACCCTGGTGCGGAGTCACTA CTTCTGGCGAGGAACGACTGCGGCTGTTCCCCGCTGATGTCAGCCAAGTCCCCGGATCTCCTCTTGATCAAGGGCAAACCACTCTCTCCGTTCCGGGTCAGAAGGAGGAAGGGGAGTCGACCGCCAAACCGGTTCCGTCTCCAAACATCGCCCCTCGTCGTCAGAAGGTGACCGCCAAGGCCAAGAAACGACAGAAAGCTGCCGAAGGGGAAGGAAGAGGCAAGGACACGGCCTCTTAG